One stretch of candidate division KSB1 bacterium DNA includes these proteins:
- a CDS encoding aminopeptidase yields the protein MQDPRFEKLANVLVNHSTKIQAGESVLIEASEIPEEMVIALIRKIREQKGVPLVTLKNSRIGRELLRCADERIMKQIGAYEAFRMKGVQAYIGVRGSYNITEMSDVPTEAMRLYETHWLKPVHFELRVPKTKWVILRWPTPSMAQQAKMSTEAFEAFYFDVCTLDYSKMEKAAQPLQQLMESTDEVRLVAADTDLKFSIKDIPVISCAGSHNIPDGECFTAPVRDSVNGTIHFNTATIYQGTTFSDVRLTFEKGKIVEASANNNKKLTEILDTDEGARYVGEFAIGFNPYITSPMLDILFDEKIAGSCHFTPGKAYEEADNGNRSNIHWDMVLIQTGEYGGGEIYFDGKLIRKDGKFVLPELAGLNPENLK from the coding sequence GTGCAAGATCCACGATTTGAAAAATTAGCAAACGTCCTGGTTAACCATTCTACCAAGATTCAAGCCGGTGAATCCGTGCTTATTGAAGCCAGCGAAATTCCCGAGGAAATGGTAATTGCTCTAATCAGAAAAATTCGCGAGCAAAAAGGAGTCCCACTGGTTACCTTGAAAAACAGCCGGATTGGGCGCGAGCTTTTGCGCTGTGCAGACGAGCGAATCATGAAGCAAATCGGTGCTTATGAAGCTTTTCGAATGAAAGGCGTTCAGGCTTATATCGGCGTGCGCGGCAGCTACAACATCACCGAAATGTCGGATGTACCCACCGAAGCGATGCGCCTTTACGAAACTCACTGGTTGAAGCCGGTGCACTTTGAACTCCGGGTGCCGAAAACCAAGTGGGTGATTCTGCGCTGGCCAACGCCATCCATGGCGCAGCAGGCGAAGATGAGCACGGAAGCATTCGAGGCGTTTTATTTCGACGTGTGCACCCTCGATTACTCCAAAATGGAAAAAGCCGCGCAGCCGCTGCAGCAGCTGATGGAGTCGACGGATGAAGTTCGGCTGGTCGCTGCCGACACGGATCTAAAATTCAGCATTAAAGATATTCCGGTGATCTCTTGCGCCGGCAGCCACAACATTCCTGACGGCGAGTGCTTCACCGCCCCGGTTCGCGACTCGGTCAACGGCACGATTCATTTTAACACCGCAACCATCTACCAGGGAACAACCTTTAGCGATGTTCGCCTGACATTTGAGAAAGGCAAAATTGTCGAGGCCTCGGCCAACAACAATAAAAAACTCACCGAAATTTTAGATACGGATGAAGGTGCAAGGTACGTAGGCGAATTTGCCATTGGTTTTAATCCGTACATTACCTCGCCAATGCTGGATATTTTGTTTGATGAGAAAATCGCCGGCTCCTGCCATTTTACCCCCGGTAAGGCCTACGAGGAAGCGGACAACGGCAACCGCTCGAACATTCACTGGGACATGGTCTTGATTCAAACAGGGGAATACGGCGGCGGTGAAATCTATTTTGACGGCAAGCTGATTCGCAAGGATGGCAAATTTGTACTTCCCGAGTTGGCAGGACTTAATCCCGAAAACTTGAAATAA